A region of Jonquetella anthropi DSM 22815 DNA encodes the following proteins:
- the scpA gene encoding methylmalonyl-CoA mutase yields the protein MSSVDFSGVALKACGASRSESYSEWKKRVQAETGHSVEELCVRMMEQIDVQPLYNAEDIASCRHLGYVAGLPPFLRGPYATMYVIRPWTVRQYAGFSTAEESNAFYRRNLAAGQKGLSIAFDLATHRGYDSDHPRVVGDVGKAGVAVDSILDMEILFSGIPLGQMSVSMTMNGAVLPVMAFYIVAAEEQGVDKSILSGTIQNDILKEFMVRNTYIYPPAPSMRIIGDIFAYTSHNMPKFNSISISGYHMQEAGATADIEMGYTLADGLEYIRTGIKAGLQVDDFASRLSFFWAIGKNYFMEVAKMRAARMLWAKIVKSFDAKNTKSMALRTHSQTSGWSLTAQDPFNNVTRTCVEAMGAALGHTQSLHTNALDEAIALPTDFSARIARNTQLYIQDETNVCQVIDPWAGSYYVESLTNELIRRAWGHIQEVESLGGMAKAIDTGLPKMRIEEAAARRQAHIDSGKEKIVGINAYQLEKEDPLDILDVDNTAVRQAQIARLEKLRANRNQEDVDKWLNAITKSMETGDGNLLELSVEAARARASLGEISAAIEKVCGRHKAVIRSISGIYSTEFGDNEIMEEVRHMTDEFEAREGRRPRIMVAKMGQDGHDRGAKVVATAYADMGFDVDVGPLFQTPAEAAQDAVDNDVHIIGMSSLAAGHKTLLPQLVEELKKRGRGDIMVVAGGVIPAQDYQFLYDHGAAAIFGPGTVIPAAAKQMLEILNKRLELSEVEVN from the coding sequence ATGAGTTCTGTCGATTTCAGCGGCGTCGCCTTGAAGGCATGCGGCGCGTCGCGCTCTGAGAGCTACAGCGAGTGGAAAAAGCGCGTTCAGGCCGAAACTGGCCATTCCGTCGAAGAGCTGTGCGTCCGCATGATGGAGCAGATCGACGTTCAGCCCCTGTATAACGCGGAGGACATCGCCTCCTGCCGTCATTTAGGCTATGTCGCCGGGCTGCCGCCGTTCCTCAGAGGCCCGTACGCCACGATGTACGTGATTCGGCCTTGGACCGTTCGCCAGTACGCCGGATTTTCCACCGCCGAGGAGAGCAACGCGTTCTACCGGCGCAACCTCGCCGCCGGTCAGAAGGGTCTTTCCATCGCGTTCGACCTGGCAACCCACCGAGGATACGACTCGGATCACCCGCGGGTCGTCGGTGACGTCGGTAAAGCCGGCGTGGCAGTCGACTCCATTCTCGACATGGAGATACTGTTCTCGGGCATTCCGCTCGGCCAAATGTCCGTGTCAATGACCATGAACGGGGCCGTTCTGCCGGTCATGGCGTTCTACATCGTGGCCGCTGAGGAGCAGGGCGTTGACAAGAGCATCCTGTCTGGCACGATCCAGAACGATATCCTGAAAGAATTTATGGTTCGCAACACCTACATTTACCCGCCGGCGCCTTCGATGCGGATCATCGGCGACATTTTCGCCTACACGTCGCACAACATGCCCAAGTTCAACAGCATTTCCATCTCGGGCTATCACATGCAGGAGGCAGGCGCCACCGCCGACATCGAAATGGGCTACACCCTGGCTGACGGGCTGGAGTACATCCGCACGGGAATCAAGGCGGGACTGCAGGTCGACGACTTCGCCTCCCGGCTTTCGTTCTTCTGGGCAATCGGCAAGAACTACTTTATGGAAGTCGCTAAAATGCGTGCTGCCCGAATGCTCTGGGCGAAAATCGTCAAGAGCTTCGACGCCAAGAATACCAAGTCGATGGCCCTGCGGACTCACAGTCAGACCTCCGGCTGGAGTCTGACGGCACAGGACCCGTTCAACAACGTGACCCGAACCTGCGTCGAGGCCATGGGCGCCGCGCTGGGACACACCCAGTCGCTGCACACCAACGCCCTTGACGAGGCAATTGCCCTGCCGACCGACTTCTCAGCCCGAATTGCCCGAAACACCCAGCTGTACATTCAGGACGAGACGAACGTCTGTCAGGTCATCGATCCGTGGGCTGGCTCCTACTACGTCGAGTCGCTCACCAATGAGCTCATTCGCCGCGCTTGGGGACACATTCAGGAAGTCGAGTCCTTGGGCGGCATGGCAAAGGCTATCGACACCGGGCTTCCGAAGATGCGCATTGAAGAAGCGGCGGCCAGACGGCAGGCTCACATCGATTCGGGCAAGGAAAAAATTGTCGGCATCAACGCCTACCAGCTGGAAAAGGAAGACCCTCTGGACATTTTGGACGTGGACAACACGGCGGTACGCCAGGCCCAGATTGCCCGTCTCGAAAAGCTGCGGGCGAACCGGAACCAAGAGGACGTCGACAAATGGCTGAACGCCATCACGAAGTCAATGGAAACCGGCGATGGAAACCTGCTTGAACTGTCCGTCGAAGCCGCGCGGGCGCGGGCGTCGCTGGGCGAAATCTCAGCCGCTATCGAGAAGGTATGCGGCCGCCACAAGGCTGTCATTCGTTCAATCTCGGGCATCTACAGCACTGAGTTCGGCGACAACGAAATCATGGAAGAAGTGCGCCATATGACCGACGAGTTCGAAGCCAGGGAAGGCCGACGTCCCCGTATCATGGTGGCCAAAATGGGGCAGGACGGCCACGACAGGGGCGCCAAGGTTGTGGCGACCGCCTACGCCGACATGGGCTTCGACGTGGACGTGGGGCCGCTCTTCCAGACGCCGGCAGAGGCGGCTCAAGACGCGGTGGACAACGACGTTCACATCATCGGCATGAGCAGTCTGGCGGCAGGTCACAAGACCCTGCTTCCCCAGCTGGTTGAAGAGCTGAAAAAGCGCGGCCGGGGTGACATCATGGTCGTTGCCGGCGGCGTTATCCCAGCTCAGGATTACCAGTTCCTGTACGATCACGGCGCGGCGGCTATCTTCGGCCCCGGAACCGTCATTCCTGCCGCAGCCAAGCAGATGCTCGAGATCCTGAACAAGCGTCTTGAGCTGTCGGAAGTCGAAGTGAACTAG